From Aristaeella lactis, the proteins below share one genomic window:
- the dnaX gene encoding DNA polymerase III subunit gamma/tau, which produces MAYQALYREWRPKDFSHVVGQKAIMETLRNQVINRRIAHAYLFCGSRGTGKTSTAKILAKAINCLSPVNGDPCGVCENCMRTDREETLDVIEIDAASNNGVDEMRDLRDTVKYPPQYGSYKVYIIDEVHMLSTSAFNALLKTLEEPPAHIVFILATTEPQKLPETILSRCQRFDFGRISIQDITGRLKEAADGCSAEVSDGALMLIARAAEGGMRDALSLLDMCLGYSNKVDENLVRSILGTSDTSFLFRFCDALAMQDAGCVFMMIDQLMKEGKDPAVFAKDICGHIRGLLIAKTSPDDLAAILNITEEEAKEYIQHSENMTFTRLIRILDLYMSLGTEMRYTSSPRMALENISIKCCLKTTETDEQALSDRITELENRIAELTRKLENGSVSVRVAAAEPGRNETEKTPTEKKQAASSVKPTKNAQPEDPAVWKQFMTVIRQKDMAAWSFLSQGSLVSSRDGHFRWQANRKEGEQQFIAVLNNPDRKKVICDCLADITGQQCMFSAIEKDSAVLNDNSDDAYLETLYDTFGKGPVNVVDQIK; this is translated from the coding sequence ATGGCATATCAGGCGCTTTACCGGGAGTGGAGACCGAAGGATTTCTCCCATGTTGTCGGGCAGAAAGCGATTATGGAAACGCTTCGCAACCAGGTGATCAACCGGAGAATTGCCCATGCCTATCTTTTCTGCGGATCCAGAGGAACAGGCAAAACGTCAACAGCCAAGATCCTGGCGAAAGCCATCAATTGTCTTTCACCGGTAAACGGCGACCCGTGCGGAGTCTGTGAAAACTGCATGCGTACTGACCGGGAAGAAACCCTTGATGTAATTGAGATCGATGCCGCAAGCAATAACGGTGTTGATGAAATGCGTGATCTCAGGGACACGGTTAAGTATCCTCCGCAGTACGGAAGCTATAAAGTATATATCATTGATGAAGTACATATGCTGTCCACTTCCGCGTTCAATGCTCTTCTGAAAACCCTGGAGGAGCCGCCGGCTCATATTGTATTCATTCTTGCCACCACTGAACCGCAGAAGCTTCCTGAGACCATTCTGAGCAGGTGCCAGCGGTTCGATTTTGGAAGGATTTCCATTCAGGACATTACCGGAAGACTGAAAGAGGCAGCTGACGGATGTTCTGCGGAAGTATCTGACGGCGCACTCATGCTGATCGCCAGGGCCGCGGAAGGCGGCATGCGCGACGCACTGAGCCTTCTGGATATGTGCCTTGGATACAGTAACAAGGTGGATGAAAATCTGGTTCGAAGCATTCTGGGGACAAGCGATACTTCTTTCCTTTTCCGCTTCTGCGACGCGCTGGCGATGCAGGACGCGGGATGCGTATTTATGATGATCGACCAGCTGATGAAGGAAGGAAAAGATCCGGCCGTTTTCGCAAAAGATATATGCGGACATATCAGGGGACTGCTGATCGCCAAAACAAGCCCGGATGATCTGGCGGCGATCCTGAATATAACAGAAGAAGAAGCGAAGGAATACATACAGCACAGTGAGAACATGACGTTCACAAGGCTGATCAGGATTCTTGATCTCTATATGAGCCTGGGAACGGAAATGAGGTATACGTCCTCTCCGCGTATGGCTCTTGAGAATATCAGCATCAAATGCTGTCTGAAAACGACGGAAACAGATGAACAGGCTTTATCCGACCGGATCACGGAGCTGGAGAACAGGATTGCGGAACTGACCCGTAAACTTGAAAACGGTTCTGTCAGCGTCAGGGTGGCAGCAGCAGAGCCGGGCCGAAACGAAACTGAAAAAACACCGACAGAAAAAAAGCAGGCAGCATCTTCCGTTAAACCGACAAAAAATGCACAGCCGGAAGACCCTGCTGTCTGGAAACAGTTTATGACAGTGATCCGGCAAAAAGATATGGCAGCATGGAGCTTCCTTTCCCAGGGAAGTCTTGTAAGCAGCCGGGACGGGCATTTCCGCTGGCAGGCAAACAGGAAGGAAGGAGAACAGCAGTTTATTGCGGTTTTGAATAATCCGGACAGAAAAAAGGTCATCTGTGACTGCCTGGCTGATATAACCGGACAGCAATGCATGTTCTCAGCCATCGAGAAAGATTCGGCAGTTTTGAACGATAACAGTGATGATGCCTATCTTGAAACACTTTATGATACCTTCGGCAAAGGACCGGTCAATGTGGTTGATCAGATCAAATAA
- the yajC gene encoding preprotein translocase subunit YajC, which produces MVEKIFGIASAVAEDAAAAATAAEGEAAQGSMVAALATTFLPLILIFVVFWFMLIRPQRKKDKQVKEMLNNLKAGDRICTIGGIYGTITGLKDDTVTLSVGKDNLSMVVARWAIRSVEEVSIENDAQELN; this is translated from the coding sequence ATGGTCGAAAAAATCTTTGGAATTGCTTCCGCGGTTGCGGAGGATGCTGCCGCTGCCGCTACTGCTGCTGAAGGTGAAGCCGCTCAGGGAAGTATGGTTGCCGCACTGGCCACCACATTCCTGCCTCTTATCCTGATTTTTGTTGTTTTCTGGTTTATGCTGATCCGTCCGCAGCGTAAAAAAGATAAACAGGTCAAAGAGATGCTTAACAACCTGAAAGCCGGAGACCGCATCTGCACCATCGGCGGTATTTACGGAACCATCACCGGTCTGAAGGATGATACCGTCACACTGTCCGTCGGAAAAGACAACCTTTCGATGGTTGTTGCTCGCTGGGCCATCCGGAGTGTTGAGGAAGTGTCCATCGAAAACGATGCTCAGGAACTGAACTGA
- a CDS encoding DUF1667 domain-containing protein: protein MEQSITCINCPVGCRMTVVLSDTGGFESVSGNTCPRGAAYARQECTLPERMVTAVIPVSGSAIPLSVKTSKPVPKDMIPAVMGELSKVCISVPVSLGQVIIPDILHTGSDIVATRTLK from the coding sequence ATGGAACAGAGTATAACCTGTATCAACTGTCCGGTAGGATGCCGGATGACTGTTGTTTTGTCGGACACCGGCGGGTTCGAATCGGTTTCCGGAAACACCTGTCCCCGGGGAGCCGCTTATGCCCGTCAGGAATGTACCCTGCCGGAACGCATGGTTACAGCCGTGATTCCTGTATCCGGCAGCGCAATCCCTTTGTCCGTCAAAACATCAAAGCCTGTGCCGAAGGATATGATCCCTGCGGTGATGGGTGAACTGAGCAAGGTATGTATCAGCGTCCCCGTTTCCCTGGGGCAGGTGATCATTCCCGACATCCTTCATACGGGATCGGATATTGTCGCGACACGCACCCTGAAATAA
- a CDS encoding NAD(P)/FAD-dependent oxidoreductase yields the protein MTERNVDILIVGAGPAGLAAAIAAHEEHVGSVLVIEREKEPGGILRQCIHNGFGLHRFKEELTGPEYAQKDIDRIHELGIPVECSTTVLSVSRDKSVICVSSENGLQLIHAKAVILAMGCRERPRGALCTPGTRCAGIFSAGTAQRFVNLEGFMPGRRVVILGSGDIGLIMARRMTLQGAKVLACVEIMPYSSGLNRNIVQCLQDYNIPLYLSHTVTDIRGRERLEGITVSRVDDHRKPVPGTEMDFDCDTLLLSCGLIPENELTKGAGIDISAVTSGAVVDDMLQTSIPGIFACGNVLHVHDLVDHVSDESFRAGRAAADYIRTGFVSPEYISVLDGSGVRGTVPQKIRIPTDNPVTLSFRPADVFRGSSVVVECNGKELLRKKALIFTPGEMVHIVLQPGLLHDLPSDSIIVRLERN from the coding sequence ATGACTGAAAGAAATGTTGATATCCTCATTGTCGGTGCCGGTCCGGCCGGCCTTGCCGCTGCCATTGCCGCTCATGAGGAACACGTCGGTTCCGTACTGGTGATTGAACGTGAAAAAGAGCCGGGAGGCATTTTGCGTCAGTGTATTCATAACGGGTTTGGTCTGCATCGGTTTAAGGAGGAACTGACCGGTCCTGAATATGCGCAGAAAGATATAGACCGTATACATGAACTGGGGATTCCTGTTGAATGCTCCACAACTGTTCTTTCTGTATCGCGGGATAAATCAGTCATCTGTGTTTCATCCGAAAACGGATTGCAGCTGATTCATGCCAAAGCGGTTATTCTTGCCATGGGTTGCCGGGAACGTCCCCGCGGCGCTCTGTGCACTCCCGGCACACGCTGCGCCGGAATCTTTTCAGCCGGAACAGCGCAGCGTTTCGTCAACCTGGAAGGTTTTATGCCCGGACGGCGTGTAGTGATTCTCGGTTCAGGAGATATCGGTCTGATCATGGCTCGCCGGATGACGCTGCAGGGTGCAAAAGTGCTTGCCTGTGTTGAGATCATGCCTTATTCTTCCGGTCTGAACCGCAATATTGTACAATGTCTGCAGGACTATAATATCCCGCTGTATCTCAGTCATACAGTCACAGATATCAGAGGGCGTGAGAGACTTGAAGGGATCACTGTATCCAGGGTTGACGATCACAGAAAGCCTGTTCCCGGAACAGAGATGGATTTTGACTGTGATACGCTTCTCCTCTCCTGCGGCCTGATTCCGGAAAACGAACTGACAAAAGGCGCAGGAATCGATATTTCAGCAGTCACTTCCGGTGCTGTGGTGGATGACATGCTGCAGACGAGTATCCCTGGCATTTTTGCCTGCGGCAATGTCCTTCATGTACACGATCTTGTGGATCATGTTTCCGATGAGAGTTTCCGGGCCGGCAGGGCTGCCGCGGATTATATCCGTACGGGTTTTGTTTCTCCGGAATACATTTCTGTTCTTGACGGCAGCGGCGTACGGGGGACCGTTCCCCAGAAAATACGGATTCCCACGGACAATCCTGTTACGCTTTCCTTCCGTCCTGCGGATGTTTTCCGGGGCAGTTCCGTTGTCGTTGAATGCAACGGAAAGGAATTGCTCAGGAAAAAAGCTCTGATCTTTACGCCGGGCGAAATGGTCCATATCGTCCTTCAGCCCGGTCTTCTTCACGATCTTCCCTCGGATTCCATTATCGTTCGTCTGGAAAGGAACTGA
- a CDS encoding NAD(P)/FAD-dependent oxidoreductase, whose translation MSYQADILVIGAGITGCAVARELSRYNASVTVLESAYDIAEGATKANSGIVHAGYDARPGTKKALYNIRGAAMYESLCTSLHVPYRRNGALVIALNDNDIPAVEALKSRGLENGVENLEILDHDAVLSLEPNISPEVRCALHIPGSAVISPYETAFALADHAAVNGVSFRFDETVLSAEHLPDGCFSVKTNHDTYTCRVLVNCAGASGADIHNQLSEQKLTMIHRRGQYYLLDRETVPAFSHTIFQCPSPMGKGVLVSPTVHGNLLLGPTAEDITDPSDTATTAEGLDEVIRKAAMTWPRLSVRSNITNFSGIRAHLTTDDFVIGPCEDCPGLFEAIGIESPGLSSAPAVGQDLAEMIARYLNLPFRDPFLDCPEKPRPFNEMTDAEKAEAISSDPSYGNIICRCEVVTEAEIRAAVHRPVGARSVDGVKRRTRAGMGRCQGGFCMPRVAEIISAETGLPLDKVTKNGGNSYILAGTVDSFLKEETVHD comes from the coding sequence ATGTCTTATCAGGCTGATATCCTTGTGATCGGTGCCGGTATAACCGGTTGTGCTGTCGCGCGGGAATTGTCCAGGTACAATGCTTCCGTAACCGTACTGGAAAGCGCGTATGATATTGCCGAAGGTGCTACAAAGGCCAACAGTGGTATCGTCCATGCCGGTTATGATGCCCGTCCCGGAACCAAAAAAGCCCTGTATAATATCCGCGGCGCAGCCATGTACGAATCACTGTGCACATCACTGCATGTGCCATACAGGCGTAATGGTGCTCTTGTCATTGCCCTGAATGACAACGATATACCGGCTGTTGAGGCGCTGAAATCACGGGGACTTGAAAACGGTGTTGAAAACCTGGAGATCCTTGATCATGATGCCGTACTCTCCCTTGAGCCGAACATCAGTCCCGAAGTCAGATGTGCCCTGCACATCCCCGGAAGCGCTGTGATCAGTCCATATGAAACTGCTTTTGCACTGGCAGATCACGCTGCGGTAAACGGTGTTTCCTTCCGCTTTGATGAAACGGTTTTGTCCGCCGAGCATCTGCCTGACGGATGTTTTTCCGTTAAAACAAATCATGATACTTACACCTGCAGGGTTCTTGTCAACTGCGCGGGTGCTTCAGGAGCAGACATTCATAATCAGCTGTCGGAACAAAAGCTGACAATGATTCACCGGAGAGGCCAGTACTATCTGCTGGACCGTGAAACAGTTCCGGCTTTTTCACACACCATCTTCCAGTGTCCGTCTCCCATGGGAAAAGGCGTCCTTGTTTCACCGACTGTACACGGGAATCTTCTGCTTGGTCCCACAGCTGAAGACATCACTGATCCCTCCGATACCGCCACAACCGCGGAAGGCCTGGATGAAGTGATCCGTAAAGCCGCGATGACCTGGCCGCGTCTTTCTGTCAGATCCAACATTACAAATTTCAGCGGGATCCGCGCGCATCTTACAACGGATGATTTCGTTATCGGTCCGTGTGAAGACTGCCCGGGACTTTTTGAAGCCATAGGAATTGAAAGTCCAGGACTTTCATCCGCTCCCGCGGTCGGACAGGATCTGGCAGAAATGATCGCACGTTATCTGAATCTTCCTTTCAGGGATCCTTTCCTGGACTGTCCGGAAAAGCCCCGTCCTTTCAATGAAATGACAGACGCAGAAAAGGCAGAGGCAATATCTTCTGATCCGTCATACGGCAATATCATCTGCCGGTGCGAGGTGGTGACGGAGGCTGAAATCCGTGCCGCCGTACACCGGCCTGTCGGAGCACGGTCTGTTGACGGTGTCAAGCGTCGTACTCGTGCCGGTATGGGACGCTGCCAGGGCGGTTTCTGTATGCCCCGTGTGGCCGAAATCATATCGGCTGAGACAGGTTTGCCCCTTGACAAGGTCACAAAGAACGGCGGAAACAGTTATATCCTCGCCGGTACCGTTGATTCTTTTCTGAAGGAGGAAACGGTTCATGACTGA
- a CDS encoding 1-phosphofructokinase family hexose kinase, with protein MITTICLNPCFDKTVNVENLQTGQVNRIRDTRVDLGGKGINVAVVASRLGLDVQCIGIMGENGSTELTAMMDREGLKHRFMTVPGHVRTNMKVYSLDGQGVTELNEPGSPLNPEMLEQFTAIAEEATRDSNMIVMTGSLPPGCPEGTYRNLMKALEGKKCILDTEGRELEMAAKGGHPFLIKPNLREMEATLGIELRTMRAIRDAALLFIRLGVQHSVVSMGAMGAMYISAEKTLFAPALRVETKSTVGAGDAMIGGMLLGYEVEKDMAKAFRYGIAAGAASVMTEGTQLIVRSDFEKLLDQVRIQEV; from the coding sequence ATGATTACAACCATTTGCCTGAATCCCTGCTTTGACAAGACGGTCAATGTTGAGAATCTTCAGACCGGACAGGTTAACAGGATCAGGGATACCCGTGTGGATCTGGGCGGAAAGGGGATCAACGTTGCCGTTGTTGCGAGCCGTCTCGGCCTGGATGTCCAGTGTATAGGCATAATGGGGGAAAACGGTTCCACAGAGCTGACAGCCATGATGGACAGGGAAGGCCTGAAACACCGTTTTATGACTGTTCCCGGTCATGTCAGAACGAATATGAAGGTATACAGCCTGGACGGGCAGGGTGTTACGGAACTGAATGAGCCCGGTTCACCGCTGAATCCGGAAATGCTGGAACAGTTTACGGCGATTGCCGAAGAGGCCACACGGGACAGCAATATGATTGTTATGACCGGCAGCCTGCCTCCGGGATGCCCCGAAGGTACATACAGAAATTTGATGAAAGCGCTGGAAGGCAAAAAATGTATCCTTGACACTGAAGGCAGGGAACTGGAAATGGCCGCCAAGGGCGGACATCCTTTTCTGATTAAGCCTAACCTCAGGGAAATGGAAGCAACGCTTGGAATTGAACTGAGAACGATGCGTGCCATACGGGATGCCGCTCTGCTGTTTATCAGGCTCGGCGTTCAGCATTCTGTTGTATCCATGGGAGCTATGGGGGCCATGTATATTTCTGCGGAAAAAACGCTGTTTGCGCCTGCGCTGCGGGTTGAAACAAAATCAACCGTCGGCGCCGGTGATGCTATGATCGGCGGAATGCTCCTGGGCTATGAAGTGGAAAAGGATATGGCTAAAGCGTTCAGGTACGGCATAGCAGCGGGCGCTGCCAGCGTAATGACAGAAGGCACCCAGCTGATTGTCCGTTCTGATTTTGAAAAACTTCTGGACCAGGTCCGTATTCAGGAAGTGTAA
- a CDS encoding GNAT family N-acetyltransferase, which produces MFFRRYRVEYSDGVIDLIPLHIGAPNRELGFGHEQVWKITLHNEQQEIGQISYRDGESRCVYYYGHIGYHIDPPYRGHHYAARACKLLQREIRLSGKTSVVITCDPDNEASRKTCCRLGCLFERITDVPEDIYRKFEISHSKCRYIWHIDAAEEK; this is translated from the coding sequence ATGTTTTTTCGGCGTTACAGAGTAGAGTATTCTGACGGCGTGATTGATCTTATACCGCTTCATATCGGTGCACCTAACCGTGAACTGGGTTTCGGGCATGAACAGGTCTGGAAAATCACACTGCATAATGAGCAACAGGAGATCGGCCAGATCAGTTACCGGGACGGTGAAAGCAGGTGTGTATATTATTACGGACATATCGGATATCACATTGATCCTCCGTACCGGGGGCATCATTATGCAGCCAGAGCCTGTAAACTGCTGCAAAGAGAGATCCGTTTGTCAGGCAAAACATCGGTGGTCATTACCTGTGATCCGGATAACGAGGCCAGCCGGAAGACATGCTGCAGGCTGGGATGCCTGTTTGAAAGGATTACAGACGTGCCGGAAGATATATACAGGAAATTTGAAATCAGTCACAGCAAATGCCGGTATATCTGGCATATTGATGCAGCGGAAGAGAAATGA
- a CDS encoding alpha/beta fold hydrolase, translating to MKEIINGTEIHYRTAGNGGSRVLLLHGWGCDMKLMQPVADALEKEHQILLVDFPGHGESGRPPEPWGVPEYAGCITALLDKLEYTPCDVVAHSFGCRVAAWIGAHHPDMFGKMVFTGAAGIRPKQTEESRKRSARYQKLRKYCEILKRVPLSRSMAERMEDKLRKRFGSRDYNALDPEMRKTFVKVINQDLTDLYKDIQASTLLIWGDSDSETPLWMAKEMEKRIPDAGLVILEGGSHFAYLEQIQRFNTIVSHFLKGDE from the coding sequence ATGAAAGAGATCATTAACGGAACAGAGATTCATTACAGGACTGCCGGAAACGGAGGAAGCAGAGTCCTTCTGCTTCATGGATGGGGCTGCGATATGAAACTGATGCAGCCTGTGGCTGATGCGCTTGAGAAAGAGCATCAGATTCTTCTTGTGGATTTTCCAGGACATGGAGAAAGCGGCAGACCTCCTGAACCGTGGGGAGTGCCTGAATATGCCGGATGCATTACGGCACTGCTTGATAAACTCGAATACACACCGTGTGATGTTGTCGCACACAGCTTCGGGTGCCGGGTGGCTGCCTGGATAGGAGCCCATCATCCTGATATGTTTGGGAAAATGGTTTTTACGGGTGCCGCGGGAATTCGGCCGAAGCAGACTGAAGAATCCAGAAAACGCAGCGCCAGGTATCAGAAACTCAGAAAATACTGTGAGATTCTTAAGCGCGTTCCTTTGTCCCGTTCAATGGCAGAACGCATGGAAGATAAACTCAGAAAGCGTTTCGGAAGCCGGGATTACAATGCGCTGGATCCGGAAATGCGCAAAACATTTGTCAAAGTGATTAACCAGGATCTTACGGATCTTTATAAAGATATTCAGGCCAGCACTTTGCTGATCTGGGGTGATTCGGATTCGGAAACTCCGCTCTGGATGGCCAAAGAGATGGAGAAACGCATCCCTGACGCAGGCCTTGTGATCCTTGAGGGCGGAAGCCATTTCGCTTATCTCGAGCAGATCCAGAGGTTTAACACGATAGTATCTCATTTTCTGAAGGGAGACGAGTAA
- a CDS encoding UDP-N-acetylmuramoyl-tripeptide--D-alanyl-D-alanine ligase, which produces MLLTVLLSMGIAAGCLLSGRILFHYFQLESYQFPGYFRTVRRNLLKSLLPGFLFMLLFGISAGLLSLVVQGKGNNAFFCVAEILILAAGGWFIGRQCSEKHAKKAFVLTARVKRLYIVSFIVLTLLLCLIIRMTTGYAGRYAAAILIVFPVLLPLWTALCGLLAWPVEKAISEMYFRDAQRILRERKDLIRIGITGSWGKTSVKFILGTILEEKYRTLVTPASFNTPMGVTKVIRTRLEPGHRVFVAEMGARHVGDIREMCRLVHPEIGIITSVGPQHLDTFRTVERVAGTKYELIEALPEDGEAFFADDDGICRKLYDKTKNKKHLTGLDREKDEVWAEEIAYTQRGTTFVLCTEEGRYPCHTQLLGELNIRNILLCASVAISLGLTKEQIVRGISRIQPVEHRLQLTSHPDGLSVIDDAFNSNIKGARQAFQVLKQFPGKRIIVTPGMVELGSREYELNREFGEAMADCCDIAILVGKKRCEPIAEGLKNGGFPVDSIMMVSSLNEAAELLRNISGAGDTVLFENDLPDNYTEG; this is translated from the coding sequence ATGCTGCTCACTGTACTTCTCAGTATGGGGATTGCGGCAGGATGTCTGCTGTCCGGCAGGATTCTGTTTCATTATTTCCAGCTGGAAAGCTATCAGTTCCCGGGATACTTTCGTACGGTCAGAAGAAATCTCCTCAAATCCCTTCTGCCGGGTTTCCTTTTTATGCTGCTGTTTGGTATTTCCGCAGGACTTCTCAGCCTGGTTGTTCAGGGAAAAGGAAACAATGCTTTTTTCTGCGTGGCTGAGATCCTGATCCTTGCTGCAGGCGGCTGGTTCATTGGCAGACAGTGTTCTGAAAAACATGCCAAAAAGGCATTTGTACTGACAGCACGGGTTAAAAGACTGTATATCGTTTCCTTTATTGTTCTGACGCTGCTGCTTTGTCTTATTATCCGTATGACAACCGGTTACGCAGGACGTTATGCCGCTGCCATACTGATTGTTTTTCCTGTTCTTCTGCCTCTCTGGACCGCACTGTGCGGACTTCTGGCGTGGCCGGTGGAAAAGGCAATCAGCGAAATGTATTTCAGGGACGCGCAGCGTATTCTCCGGGAAAGAAAAGACCTGATCAGAATCGGCATCACCGGCAGCTGGGGCAAAACCAGCGTTAAGTTCATACTCGGTACAATCCTTGAAGAGAAATACCGGACTCTGGTCACTCCGGCCAGCTTTAATACCCCTATGGGGGTCACAAAAGTGATCCGGACCCGGCTTGAACCGGGACACCGTGTTTTTGTCGCGGAGATGGGAGCCAGGCATGTCGGGGATATCAGGGAAATGTGCCGGCTTGTACATCCTGAAATAGGGATTATCACCTCCGTGGGCCCGCAGCACCTGGACACTTTCCGGACAGTGGAGCGTGTTGCAGGAACAAAATATGAGCTGATCGAGGCCCTTCCTGAAGACGGTGAAGCCTTCTTTGCCGATGATGACGGAATCTGCAGAAAGCTATATGATAAAACGAAAAACAAAAAGCACCTGACTGGGCTTGACAGGGAGAAGGATGAGGTATGGGCTGAGGAGATAGCCTATACACAGAGAGGTACAACATTTGTACTTTGTACTGAAGAAGGACGTTATCCCTGCCATACACAGCTTCTGGGTGAACTGAATATAAGGAATATCCTCCTGTGTGCTTCCGTTGCAATCAGCCTCGGACTGACGAAAGAACAGATTGTACGGGGAATCAGCAGGATCCAGCCTGTGGAGCACCGGCTTCAGCTGACCAGCCATCCGGATGGACTCAGTGTTATAGATGACGCATTCAACAGCAACATAAAAGGCGCCAGACAGGCCTTCCAGGTGCTGAAACAGTTTCCGGGAAAAAGAATCATTGTTACTCCGGGCATGGTCGAACTGGGAAGCCGGGAATACGAACTGAACAGGGAATTCGGAGAAGCAATGGCCGATTGCTGTGATATTGCGATCCTTGTGGGGAAAAAACGGTGTGAACCCATTGCGGAAGGACTTAAAAACGGCGGATTTCCTGTGGATTCGATTATGATGGTGTCATCATTGAATGAAGCGGCAGAACTGCTTCGGAATATATCGGGAGCAGGGGATACTGTTTTATTTGAAAACGATCTGCCTGATAATTATACGGAAGGCTGA
- a CDS encoding D-alanine--D-alanine ligase family protein, with protein MKKTIGVIFGSRSCEREVAIISAVQLMRHIDTEKYNTVPVYIDETGNWYTGEKLMDINTYKPFRGDQKGIVKVFPDLSSASGALLTLNRGTGLFSREKIEIAARIDVYIVVMHGLNGEDGTLQGLLELANVPYTSTGVAGSALGMDKIMMKQFFRGAGLPVLPGIWFSRSAFRSDRDSVAKQVEKEIGYPVFVKPANLGSSIGVSRADDRESLYDSLELAFEYDRRVLVEKGLDKPVELNCSVKGYDDDVQASPIEMPLNSDGFLDFGDKYLASGGSKGMASLHRVLPAPIEDSLRDEIQEMSRTIFRLLDCKGVVRIDYMFDRESEKTYITEINTIPGSLAFYLWENAGIPYSSLINDMIEYAERAHADKNTANYAYTSDILKNVSLGAKGAKGSKAAKLSK; from the coding sequence ATGAAAAAAACAATCGGAGTTATATTCGGAAGCAGAAGCTGTGAAAGGGAAGTCGCGATTATCAGCGCGGTTCAGCTGATGCGCCATATTGACACGGAAAAGTACAACACAGTTCCTGTTTATATTGATGAGACCGGAAACTGGTACACCGGAGAAAAACTGATGGACATCAATACTTATAAGCCGTTCCGCGGGGATCAGAAAGGGATTGTCAAAGTTTTTCCGGATCTTTCCTCCGCTTCCGGTGCCCTGCTGACACTGAACAGGGGAACGGGACTTTTCAGCCGTGAAAAAATCGAAATTGCTGCCCGTATTGATGTATATATCGTTGTCATGCACGGCCTGAACGGGGAAGACGGTACGCTGCAGGGCCTGCTTGAACTGGCCAATGTACCTTATACTTCCACAGGTGTTGCCGGCAGTGCCCTGGGAATGGATAAAATCATGATGAAGCAGTTTTTCCGGGGAGCCGGACTGCCTGTCCTGCCCGGAATATGGTTTTCACGTAGCGCGTTCCGGAGTGACCGTGATTCTGTTGCCAAACAGGTCGAAAAAGAAATCGGATATCCTGTATTTGTCAAGCCGGCCAATCTGGGGTCAAGCATAGGCGTAAGCCGTGCTGATGACAGGGAATCCCTTTATGACAGCCTTGAACTTGCTTTTGAATACGACCGGCGTGTTCTGGTTGAAAAAGGCCTGGATAAACCTGTTGAACTGAACTGCAGCGTAAAAGGATACGATGATGATGTGCAGGCATCCCCGATTGAAATGCCTCTGAACAGCGACGGTTTCCTGGATTTCGGAGATAAATACCTTGCATCCGGCGGCAGCAAAGGTATGGCGAGTCTTCACAGGGTTCTGCCGGCTCCGATCGAAGACAGCCTGAGGGATGAGATCCAGGAAATGAGCAGGACAATCTTCCGTCTGCTGGACTGCAAGGGAGTCGTGCGGATCGACTATATGTTTGACCGCGAAAGCGAGAAAACCTATATCACAGAAATCAATACCATTCCGGGAAGCCTGGCGTTTTATCTCTGGGAAAACGCAGGAATTCCGTACAGCAGCCTGATTAATGATATGATTGAATACGCTGAGAGAGCGCACGCTGATAAAAACACGGCCAATTATGCCTACACCAGCGACATACTGAAAAATGTTTCGCTGGGAGCAAAGGGAGCTAAAGGAAGCAAAGCTGCAAAGCTTTCAAAATGA